One Torulaspora globosa chromosome 5, complete sequence DNA window includes the following coding sequences:
- the GPI11 gene encoding mannose-ethanolamine phosphotransferase GPI11 (ancestral locus Anc_5.320) yields the protein MAVKNRGAVRKTVSFSDDNTLTNRNNKRKHVDHEDPPVYVRKTILTIPWHLIGLIYYYTCVSEGYDSWKLLFALIPLQVLYLKYQFNKSTIYGNKILKLKGSLAIISACATLLLTVPAVVITILFGAPATEKWRETWIFSLHCCYLAYPAIYQVFNGDFKVGLWKKYFIMIVIGAWCSCVVIPLDWDRDWQAWPIPVVVGAYIGAFLGYSFGSRF from the coding sequence ATGGCTGTTAAGAATAGAGGTGCTGTGAGAAAGACCGTGTCGTTTTCAGATGATAACACTCTTACAAATCGTAACAATAAGAGGAAACACGTTGACCATGAAGATCCTCCAGTGTATGTTCGCAAGACGATCTTGACGATCCCATGGCATTTGATAGGCCTTATCTATTACTATACGTGCGTTTCAGAGGGTTACGACAGCTGGAAGCTACTATTTGCGCTAATTCCTCTGCAAGTTCTATATCTGAAGTACCAATTCAACAAATCGACAATTTATGGCAATAAGattctgaagctgaaaggTTCACTGGCGATTATATCGGCTTGCGCCACGTTACTGTTGACAGTACCGGCTGTAGTCATTACCATTCTGTTCGGAGCACCAGCGACTGAGAAATGGAGGGAAACGTGGATATTCTCGCTGCATTGCTGCTACCTTGCATATCCCGCTATCTACCAGGTGTTCAACGGGGACTTCAAAGTGGGCCTGTGGAAAAAGTACTTTATTATGATTGTCATAGGAGCCTGGTGCAGCTGCGTGGTAATACCGCTTGACTGGGACCGCGATTGGCAAGCTTGGCCAATACCCGTGGTTGTCGGTGCTTACATTGGGGCTTTCCTGGGTTACTCCTTTGGGTCCCGCTTTTGA
- the CFT1 gene encoding cleavage/polyadenylation factor CFT1 (ancestral locus Anc_5.319): MNVYDDVLDPTVVSHSIVGHFTTSDYQELLTVRTNILTVYSVREDGKLNWTNEFKLHGKIADLTLIPQANSSLDCLLLCTSIAKISVVKFDVLSNSIETSSLHYYEDKFRDVSILDLAKESKLRVDQGKRCVLLFNNDAMALLPLRGINLEDDDEEHETDAGNGRVNKRVKTDTDKVSFPSKIFSAQELGKDIRNVVDVNFLHGFSKPTIAILHETKLAWAGNRQLNPLPMSYTVFTLDISADEKVTRMSTTTIGKVSELAWDFHSLLPVSNGCVIVGTNELAFVDNSGSLQSIILLNTFTDKINRQGRIIDASKQQILLNEPIVHYWSPPTNPRQNDETLLLMDTESNFYYVQLESEGRLLVKFDIIALPIVNDTFKRNTGCSCISRLNRKASNEDQDLFIGFKSGDALVVRLNSVKSAVETRDHHKQLSEAVEDLYYQDEDEDYLYSDGGSEGGKANNDNDLIVETVNPFDIELLSSLRNVGPITSLAIGKVCSVEKYVRGLSNPNRNEFSIVATSGNGSGSHITEIQGSVRPLVELALKFISITQMWNLKIKNKDKFLVTTDSNKSKSDIYRIDDNFALHKEGRFRRDATTVYMSIFGGGKRIVQVTTNNLILYDTNFRRLTTIKFDYEVVHVSVMDPYILVTVSRGDIKIYELEPKHKKKLLRVDLPGVLKEMVITSGVISKSNICNEFFNDLNDPEEEQLLFTFATADNQIIFFPKMHNDRVFQLNGIDKLKESLYISTYQLPDEIIPDPFIKQVMLNKLGHGNKEEYLTILTFGGEVYQYKRSSSSNRFYRNTTSSDIIITGAPDNAYAKGVSDIERIMYFIPEFNGYSVILISGSVPYIIIKEDDSSPRLFRFGNIPLVSLTRWGKSSVMCVDDIKNARVYTLDCREIYYGNNLPIRRIDVSDALEDFMTLTKVTYHEKSQMFIVSYARNIDYEALGEDGDKLVGYEEGVPHAKSFQSGILLINPKTWNIIDRKDFPANTLINDVRSMMIQLDSRTRRKKELIIAGIAVIGTEDLPPSGSFIVFDVTEVVPEPGKPDTNFKLSEVFQEEVRGTVSTICDISGRFLINQSQKVIVRDVQEDNSVVPVAFLDIPVLVTDAKSFGNFLIIGDAMQGFQFIGFDAEPYRMIPLGRSILKMETISLEFLVNGGDIFFAITDTDNILHVFKYAPDEPNSLSGQRLIHCTSFNLHSTNTCMALLPKNEEFAPAESQIRTFQALGGQMDGSLFKILPLKEDAYRRLYVLQQHISEKETQLAGLNPKMERLANGHYKTAHVMRPMLDFNVIEKFKVLSIERRKQISQKVGKRAQFDIWRDLINIEFSMRSLCG, from the coding sequence ATGAATGTTTACGATGACGTTCTTGATCCAACAGTGGTTTCTCATTCGATAGTAGGTCATTTCACGACATCGGATTATCAGGAGTTATTGACTGTGAGAACAAATATCTTGACGGTTTACAGTGTGAGAGAAGATGGCAAACTGAATTGGACTAATGAGTTTAAGCTTCATGGGAAAATAGCAGATTTAACTTTGATTCCTCAAGCAAATTCATCTCTGGATTGTCTGCTTTTATGCACATCAATCGCAAAGATATCAGTGGTGAAGTTCGACGTTCTATCGAATAGCATTGAAACCTCCAGTCTGCATTATTATGAGGACAAATTTAGGGACGTCTCCATTCTGGATTTAGCGAAAGAGTCGAAACTGAGAGTTGATCAAGGCAAGCGATGTGTTCTGTTGTTTAACAACGATGCAATGGCCCTATTGCCCTTGAGAGGTATCAACTTagaggatgatgatgaggaacACGAGACTGACGCCGGAAATGGGCGCGTTAACAAACGAGTCAAAACGGACACCGACAAGGTTTCCTTTCCAAGCAAGATTTTTTCAGCTCAAGAGCTGGGCAAAGATATTCGCAACGTGGTTGATGTAAACTTCCTACACGGTTTTAGTAAGCCTACAATCGCTATATTGCACGAGACGAAGTTGGCGTGGGCTGGTAACCGGCAGCTTAATCCGCTGCCGATGTCATATACCGTTTTCACTTTGGATATATCTGCTGATGAGAAAGTGACCCGGATGTCTACTACCACCATTGGTAAAGTCTCCGAACTGGCTTGGGACTTCCACAGTTTGTTGCCCGTCTCTAACGGCTGTGTCATAGTGGGAACCAATGAGCTGGCGTTTGTGGATAATAGCGGCTCTCTGCAGTCGATAATTTTGCTTAACACATTTACTGACAAGATCAATCGACAAGGCAGGATCATAGATGCTTCTAAACAGCAAATATTGCTTAACGAGCCCATTGTTCATTACTGGTCTCCACCAACGAACCCGAGACAAAATGACGAAACACTCTTACTTATGGATACGGAGTCTAATTTTTACTACGTTCAGCTCGAATCCGAAGGCCGACTTTTGGTAAAATTTGACATAATTGCACTTCCTATTGTCAACGATACGTTTAAACGGAACACTGGTTGCAGTTGCATCTCGCGCCTGAATAGGAAAGCCTCTAATGAAGACCAGGATCTATTTATCGGTTTCAAATCCGGTGACGCGCTTGTGGTTAGGTTGAACAGCGTTAAGTCTGCTGTTGAAACAAGAGATCATCACAAACAACTGTCGGAGGCTGTTGAGGACCTATATtatcaagatgaagatgaggattACTTATACTCTGATGGAGGGTCAGAAGGTGGAAAAGCGAACAACGATAATGACTTGATCGTTGAAACTGTGAATCCTTTCGATATTGAACTTCTATCTAGCCTCAGAAACGTTGGGCCTATTACATCCCTTGCTATCGGAAAGGTGTGCTCAGTAGAGAAATACGTCAGGGGCCTCTCAAATCCAAACAGGAATGAGTTTTCGATCGTCGCGACTTCAGGCAATGGCAGCGGCTCCCATATCACAGAGATACAAGGAAGCGTTCGACCTTTAGTGGAACTGGCATTGAAGTTTATCAGTATTACTCAAATGTGGAATCTTAAGATTAAAAACAAGGATAAATTCCTTGTGACAACGGATTCCAATAAGTCGAAGAGTGACATTTATAGAATCGACGATAACTTTGCATTGCataaagaaggaagatttcGGAGAGATGCGACAACGGTGTACATGTCAATTTTTGGTGGTGGAAAGCGGATTGTGCAGGTGACGACTAACAATCTTATCTTATATGACACTAATTTTCGTCGACTGACAACGATCAAATTTGATTATGAGGTAGTCCACGTCTCCGTCATGGATCCGTATATATTAGTCACAGTTTCTCGAGGTGATATAAAGATATACGAGCTGGAGCCGAAacacaagaagaagctgctgaggGTTGATCTGCCTGGTgttttgaaggagatggTGATCACTTCAGGTGTTATATCGAAGTCCAACATTTGCAACGAATTCTTCAACGATTTAAACGATCCAGAAGAGGAGCAGCTACTATTCACGTTTGCGACTGCGGATAATCAGATAATCTTTTTCCCCAAGATGCACAACGATCGTGTATTCCAACTAAATGGCATAGAtaagttgaaagaaagcCTCTACATATCAACTTATCAGTTGCCAGACGAAATAATACCGGATCCATTTATTAAGCAGGTCATGCTAAACAAGTTGGGACATGGCAACAAAGAGGAGTATCTGACTATTTTGACGTTTGGCGGTGAGGTGTACCAATATAAGAGATCTTCCTCGAGTAATCGATTTTACAGGAACACCACTTCTAGTGATATCATAATCACTGGTGCACCCGACAACGCATATGCGAAGGGTGTGAGTGACATTGAGAGAATAATGTACTTTATCCCAGAGTTCAATGGATATTCAGTGATTTTGATATCGGGCAGTGTACCATATATCATTATCAAAGAGGATGATTCGTCGCCTAGATTATTCAGATTCGGCAATATACCACTGGTTTCGCTAACGAGATGGGGCAAAAGCTCTGTCATGTGTGTTGACGATATCAAGAATGCCAGGGTATATACGCTTGATTGTCGCGAAATTTATTATGGTAACAACTTACCTATACGACGTATTGATGTAAGTGATGCTCTAGAAGACTTCATGACACTCACTAAAGTGACCTACCACGAAAAGTCGCAGATGTTTATTGTATCCTATGCGAGAAATATTGACTATGAAGCGCTCGGAGAGGATGGTGACAAGCTAGTGGGCTATGAAGAAGGCGTGCCGCATGccaagagctttcaaagtgGTATTTTGCTAATCAACCCGAAGACGTGGAACATCATCGACAGAAAGGACTTCCCTGCCAATACGCTCATCAATGATGTGCGCTCTATGATGATTCAACTCGACTCTAGGACtagaagaaagaaagagctgataATCGCTGGAATTGCTGTGATCGGAACTGAAGATTTGCCGCCTTCGGGATCCTTTATTGTGTTCGACGTAACAGAAGTGGTTCCGGAGCCGGGAAAACCAGATACCAATTTCAAACTGAGCGAGGTTTTCCAGGAAGAGGTACGAGGGACTGTTAGCACGATCTGCGACATCAGCGGAAGATTTTTGATCAATCAAAGTCAGAAAGTCATTGTGAGAGACGTTCAGGAGGACAACTCCGTCGTGCCGGTCGCGTTCCTTGACATTCCTGTACTGGTGACAGACGCAAAAAGTTTTGGAAACTTCCTGATCATTGGAGATGCGATGCAGGGCTTCCAATTCATAGGATTTGACGCTGAGCCCTACAGAATGATTCCACTAGGAAGAAGCAttctgaagatggagaCAATATCGCTCGAATTTCTGGTAAATGGAGGCGATATTTTCTTCGCCATCACCGACACTGACAACATCTTGCATGTTTTCAAATATGCGCCCGACGAACCCAACTCCTTATCTGGTCAGCGATTGATACACTGTACCAGTTTCAACCTGCATTCTACGAACACCTGCATGGCACTGCTTCCCAAGAACGAAGAATTTGCGCCTGCAGAATCACAGATTCGCACGTTCCAGGCGCTCGGTGGCCAAATGGATGGTTCActgttcaagattcttCCCTTGAAAGAAGATGCCTACCGAAGGCTGTACGTCCTTCAGCAACACATCTCTGAGAAAGAGACACAGCTGGCGGGTCTCAATCCCAAGATGGAAAGGCTGGCGAATGGACACTACAAAACAGCGCATGTTATGAGACCAATGCTAGACTTCAATGTCATTGAGAAATTCAAGGTTCTCTCCATAGAGAGAAGGAAGCAAATTTCACAGAAAGTCGGCAAGAGAGCGCAATTCGATATATGGCGAGACCTGATCAACATTGAGTTCTCAATGAGATCCCTCTGCGGCTAG
- the PRO1 gene encoding glutamate 5-kinase (ancestral locus Anc_5.318) — MSKTYTIVIKLGSSSLVDEETREPKLSIMSLIVETVVMLKRAGHKVIIVSSGGIAVGLKTMNLTKRPKRLAEVQAIAAVGQGRLIGRWDGLFAEFDQRIAQILITRNDIADWSQYKNAQNTMNELLRMGVVPIVNENDTLSVSEIKFGDNDTLSAVTAALIGADYLFLLTDVDCLYTDNPRTNPQATSILVVPDLSKGLPGVNTSSGSGSEVGTGGMQTKLIAADLATNAGVHTVIMKSHAPANIIKVVDYIQSLDIDGDKPVYTDDLESLQKEELKKLQELHVPLHTKFIANDNQRHLNNREFWMLHGLITNGAIIIDEGAYAALTRKDKAGLLPAGVIDVEGSFHELECVDLKTGKRLPNGELDASVPLVTVGRARSNYTSAEVKRIRGLQSDQIEEIVGYAGSEYVAHRQNLAFPPH; from the coding sequence ATGAGCAAGACCTATACAATTGTCATCAAGCTGGGCTCATCGTCCCTGGTGGACGAAGAAACCCGGGAGCCCAAGCTGTCGATCATGTCGCTCATAGTAGAGACTGTGGTTATGCTGAAGCGTGCTGGTCATAAGGTGATTATCGTCTCAAGCGGTGGTATCGCTGTCGGTTTGAAGACAATGAACTTGACCAAGAGACCAAAGCGACTAGCGGAAGTGCAGGCAATTGCTGCCGTGGGACAAGGTAGGCTAATTGGCCGCTGGGATGGTCTTTTCGCTGAGTTTGACCAGCGAATTGCGCAGATCTTGATCACTAGAAATGACATCGCAGATTGGTCGCAATACAAGAATGCTCAGAACACTATGAATGAACTGCTCAGAATGGGTGTTGTGCCAATTGTGAATGAGAATGATACCTTATCGGTCAGCGAGATCAAGTTTGGCGATAACGATACCTTATCTGCGGTTACCGCGGCTCTCATCGGTGCCGATTACCTCTTTTTACTGACGGACGTTGATTGTCTTTACACGGATAATCCAAGGACCAATCCTCAGGCCACGAGTATCTTGGTCGTGCCAGACCTATCCAAAGGATTGCCTGGGGTGAACACCTCGAGCGGGTCCGGATCAGAGGTCGGTACCGGTGGAATGCAAACAAAACTTATAGCGGCTGATCTTGCGACAAATGCGGGTGTCCATACAGTTATTATGAAGAGCCATGCACCGGCGAACATAATCAAAGTGGTTGATTACATACAGTCGCTTGACATCGACGGCGACAAGCCAGTGTACACTGACGACCTGGAATCACTACAAAAAGAGGAGCTCAAGAAATTACAGGAACTGCATGTGCCCCTACACACAAAATTTATCGCCAACGACAATCAACGTCATTTGAACAACCGGGAATTCTGGATGCTTCATGGTCTAATAACCAATGGTGCAATAATTATTGATGAAGGCGCGTACGCAGCTTTAACGCGTAAGGACAAAGCTGGTCTTCTGCCAGCAGGAGTCATTGACGTCGAAGGTTCCTTCCACGAGTTAGAGTGTGTTGACTTAAAGACCGGAAAACGATTGCCTAATGGCGAGTTGGATGCTAGCGTACCTTTGGTCACCGTTGGCAGAGCCAGGTCGAACTACACAAGTGCGGAAGTGAAGAGAATCAGGGGCTTGCAAAGTGATCAAATTGAGGAGATTGTCGGCTATGCAGGCAGCGAATACGTTGCGCATAGACAAAACTTGGCATTTCCACCTCATTAA
- the PIH1 gene encoding Pih1p (ancestral locus Anc_5.317) — protein sequence MDFMLRPVDEKATSVITLEPTPGFVVKSRLITTEGRPNHLLKLQNGSKVFINICHHEKVPKPEIDFDAIVVYPLVMNNQWEIPIITSPVREDKDKKGALCYVWDCCINSVCMSWINEDLQLREILVEWCLEACEISDVVGICRDHIAFPKMKKKGDFIPHLEVRANELTSDYRKEIAKMAEKDDSSPSRILELRRNLLEEPEGLSGITDEELPPLMPAGRSSKPLIEEIDNLSIDSLKNDKPAIPKELPEPQFEVRMRKTKKADKYRLRIEIESQVHSASDLRLRYNSQQNALEVSNVNLTVYKEKKLQIPLPHIFTEADAAHLEALFTKADRKLTVFI from the coding sequence ATGGATTTCATGTTACGACCAGTGGATGAGAAGGCTACTTCCGTGATTACATTAGAACCGACGCCAGGCTTTGTTGTCAAGTCAAGACTTATCACTACAGAAGGCAGGCCGAATCACCTAttaaagcttcaaaatgGCTCTAAAGTGTTCATCAATATTTGTCACCATGAGAAAGTACCCAAACCTGagattgattttgatgCCATTGTGGTCTATCCTTTAGTCATGAACAATCAATGGGAAATACCGATTATTACTTCTCCAGTTCGAGAGGATAAGGATAAAAAAGGTGCCTTATGCTACGTGTGGGACTGCTGTATTAATTCTGTATGCATGAGCTGGATTAACGAAGACTTGCAATTGAGAGAGATATTGGTAGAGTGGTGTTTAGAAGCATGCGAGATCTCAGATGTCGTGGGAATCTGCAGAGATCACATCGCATTCCctaagatgaagaaaaaaggTGACTTCATACCACACTTGGAAGTTCGTGCCAATGAATTAACTTCAGACTATCGTAAAGAAATAGCCAAGATGGCCGAAAAAGATGACAGCAGCCCGTCTAGAATTCTAGAGCTGAGACGAAACTTGCTCGAAGAACCTGAGGGCCTTTCCGGGATAACCGATGAGGAGCTTCCTCCCTTAATGCCGGCGGGAAGATCCAGCAAGCCATtaattgaagaaatcgataATTTGAGCATCGacagtttgaaaaatgataAACCTGCCATACCGAAAGAACTGCCGGAGCCGCAGTTTGAGGTACGAATGAGGAAAACTAAGAAAGCGGATAAATACAGGCTGAGGATCGAAATCGAGTCTCAGGTTCATTCTGCTTCCGATTTAAGACTCCGATACAACTCTCAACAAAATGCTTTGGAGGTTAGCAACGTTAACTTGACTGTCTATAAGGAAAAAAAGTTGCAAATTCCTCTTCCACATATTTTTACTGAAGCAGATGCTGCCCACTTGGAGGCCCTCTTTACCAAAGCGGACAGAAAATTAACTGTGTTTATTTAA
- the BFR2 gene encoding rRNA-processing protein BFR2 (ancestral locus Anc_5.316) translates to MGRFVADEISELANRPANKDYDIEDGDAGVFEHREVGSSDDEVYETTEANSEEKAHYAAVGKSRLRDDRIELDDDKYQGAVGSREEVFGEDSENEVEGESESDAVSLRTDSEDELISEESESEAEEVSEAEDAQYKRERLAKLIQQETSNAVKKLSETTRKDAAKGLCILEQNRLFENIIDVRIKLQKALNSANSLPVTTESWKYLKSDKTDSLVKESQKLLTKVLNQMIDFRNEFHIKDHISQESEKAERPQKRSISDLTKETDRLDDELSVYRSAVLNKWSTKVASASGSHALTSSKFKAINQPADVQVRNQLADTERLLKRTCLSRRGITPFRFHDDLNNGKLDQIAAKETQDDDAEDADLDIPRNYDPRKKDNNAFDTAENPYIFDDEDFYRVLLNDLVDKKISDARTANGTSANIAITSRSTKLKKNVDTKASKGRKLNYSIQEPIANYEAPRESGYKWSDEQIDEFFAGFLGQRIDFAEHEETALEEDGDKAEQELIKKDDIQIFG, encoded by the coding sequence ATGGGTAGATTTGTGGCCGATGAGATCTCTGAGCTGGCTAATAGGCCAGCGAACAAGGATTACGACATTGAAGACGGTGACGCTGGAGTCTTCGAGCATAGGGAAGTTGGTTCTAGTGATGATGAAGTGTATGAGACCACTGAAGCGAACAGTGAGGAAAAGGCTCACTATGCGGCAGTAGGGAAATCTAGATTGAGAGATGACAGGATTGAGTTGGACGACGATAAGTACCAAGGAGCGGTGGGTTCTCGAGAGGAAGTCTTTGGAGAAGACAGTGAAAACGAGGTTGAAGGTGAGAGTGAAAGTGATGCAGTTTCGCTGAGAACAGATTCCGAGGACGAACTGATAAGTGAGGAAAGTGAAAGTGAGGCCGAAGAGGTTAGTGAGGCCGAAGATGCCCAGTACAAAAGGGAGCGGTTAGCCAAACTGATACAACAAGAGACTAGTAACGCGGTAAAAAAACTCTCTGAAACAACCCGAAAGGATGCCGCCAAGGGCCTGTGCATTTTGGAACAAAATAGACTGTTCGAGAATATCATTGACGTGCGAATCAAATTGCAGAAAGCGTTAAATTCTGCTAACAGCCTACCGGTGACCACAGAATCCTGGAAATACTTGAAGAGCGACAAGACCGATAGTTTGGTCAAAGAATCTCAGAAGCTGTTGACAAAAGTGCTCAATCAAATGATCGATTTCAGAAATGAGTTCCACATCAAGGATCATATCTCCCAGGAATCCGAGAAAGCGGAAAGGCCACAGAAACGGTCTATAAGTGATTTGACAAAGGAAACCGACAGATTGGACGACGAATTGAGCGTCTATAGGTCTGCTGTGCTCAACAAGTGGTCGACGAAAGTCGCCTCTGCCTCAGGAAGCCATGCTCTaacctcttcaaagttCAAAGCTATCAACCAACCGGCAGACGTTCAGGTGCGGAATCAATTGGCAGACACTGAAAGATTACTAAAGCGGACCTGTCTGAGCAGAAGAGGCATCACTCCGTTCCGATTTCACGATGATCTTAACAATGGGAAGCTGGATCAGATAGCTGCAAAAGAGACGCAGGAcgatgatgctgaagaTGCAGATTTAGATATTCCCCGCAACTACGATCCCAGGAAGAAAGATAACAATGCCTTCGATACAGCCGAGAATCCCTACATtttcgacgatgaagatttTTACCGAGTTCTATTGAATGATCTTGTCGACAAGAAGATCTCAGATGCTAGAACCGCGAACGGGACGAGTGCCAACATAGCCATAACCTCACGCTCGACtaagctcaagaagaatgTCGATACCAAGGCATCCAAGGGTAGGAAGCTTAACTATTCAATCCAAGAACCGATTGCCAACTACGAAGCTCCTAGGGAATCTGGCTACAAATGGTCGGACGAACAGATCGACGAGTTTTTCGCTGGTTTTCTTGGTCAAAGAATCGATTTCGCGGAGCATGAAGAGACAGCGTTGGAGGAAGATGGAGACAAGGCTGAACAGGAGCttatcaagaaggatgacATTCAAATTTTTGGTTGA
- the ATP5 gene encoding F1F0 ATP synthase subunit 5 (ancestral locus Anc_5.315) → MMFGRVFVRSLASSTKAVKPPVQLFGLDGTYATALFTAASKNSSIEAVSKSLNSLSQTIEKDPKLKDILANPALSSQDRNVVVKTLSEQPNVDSTVVNLLKVLAENNRLDIFTKVNSQFTTLTDAYNGLVKGTVITAQPLDSKSFKRIERALAQSNLVGQGKTLKLENSVKPEIQGGLIVEIADKTVDLSIASKIQKLNKVLDESI, encoded by the coding sequence ATGATGTTTGGTAGAGTATTTGTGCGTTCCCTCGCTTCCAGCACGAAGGCTGTCAAACCACCGGTGCAGCTGTTTGGTCTAGACGGTACTTATGCTACTGCTTTGTTTACTGCCGCTTCCAAGAACTCATCTATTGAAGCTGTttccaaatctttgaaCAGCTTATCGCAAACTATCGAAAAGGACCCTaaattgaaagatatcttgGCTaatccagctctttcttctcaagaTAGAAACGTGGTGGTTAAGACATTATCAGAACAGCCAAATGTGGATTCTACTGTCGTGAACCTTCTAAAGGTGTTGGCTGAAAACAATAGATTGGACATCTTCACAAAAGTCAACTCTCAATTCACCACTTTGACCGACGCTTACAATGGATTGGTCAAGGGAACCGTCATCACCGCACAGCCATTGGACTCCAAGTCTTTTAAGAGGATTGAAAGGGCTCTTGCTCAGTCTAATTTGGTTGGCCAGGGAAAGACTTTAAAGTTGGAGAATTCCGTGAAACCAGAGATCCAAGGTGGGTTGATTGTGGAGATTGCCGACAAAACCGTCGATCTAAGCATTGCTTCCAAGATCcaaaagttgaacaaggTGCTTGATGAATCTATCTAA
- the SUR2 gene encoding sphingosine hydroxylase (ancestral locus Anc_5.314): MNSTAAFDQIYVSKSPYGFMHAAVEPPVVVNARKNLLPYVSDGILALIAPVVAYWTFSLFFHLIDTLCLAEKYRIHPSEEIASRNRAGRIEVLCEVIFQHIIQSAVGFAFLLFDEEPTTGFEQNAMWVLRQQIPAAVPDAVVYYLYTYGLSFVKLLVGFAIIDTWQYWLHRLMHTSTSLYRKFHSRHHRLYVPYAYGALYNAPLEGFLLDTLGTGIAMTVTGLTHREQIVLFTFATLKTVDDHCGYALPFDPFQIIFPNNAVYHDIHHQHFGIKTNFAQPFFTFWDTLFGTNFKGFEEYQKSQRRVTIDKYKQFLAERKSAKVTK; this comes from the coding sequence ATGAACTCGACTGCTGCGTTTGATCAGATATACGTGTCGAAGAGTCCCTATGGGTTCATGCATGCGGCGGTGGAACCTCCTGTGGTTGTCAATGCAAGGAAAAATTTGCTACCGTACGTCTCTGACGGAATCTTAGCTCTGATTGCGCCTGTGGTTGCGTACTGGACATTCTCGCTCTTTTTCCACTTGATTGACACGTTGTGTCTGGCTGAGAAATACAGGATCCATCCCAGTGAAGAGATTGCGTCAAGAAATAGGGCTGGCCGGATCGAGGTTCTTTGTGAGGTGATCTTTCAGCATATTATTCAAAGTGCGGTTGGATTTGCATTCCTGCTGTTCGATGAGGAGCCAACTACTGGGTTTGAGCAGAATGCCATGTGGGTTTTGAGACAGCAGATCCCAGCTGCTGTGCCAGACGCCGTTGTGTATTACCTGTACACGTATGGATTGTCTTTCGTCAAGCTACTGGTTGGTTTTGCCATCATTGACACTTGGCAATACTGGCTGCACCGGCTGATGCATACAAGCACTTCGTTGTACAGAAAATTCCACTCCAGACACCATCGTCTGTACGTCCCATATGCTTATGGTGCGTTGTACAATGCTCCTTTGGAAGGATTTCTGTTGGATACCTTGGGTACTGGTATCGCTATGACGGTCACTGGCTTGACCCATAGAGAGCAAATAGTCCTATTCACTTTTGCTACGTTGAAGACCGTGGACGACCATTGTGGATACGCGCTGCCATTCGATCCATTCCAGATCATTTTCCCCAACAACGCTGTGTACCACGATATTCATCATCAGCATTTCGGGATCAAGACTAATTTTGCCCAGCCATTCTTCACCTTCTGGGATACTCTATTTGGCACCAACTTCAAAGGTTTCGAGGAATACCAGAAGAGTCAAAGACGTGTCACGATTGACAAATACAAGCAGTTCCTAGCCGAAAGAAAGTCTGCTAAGGTTACGAAGTGA
- the MHR1 gene encoding mitochondrial 54S ribosomal protein mL67 (ancestral locus Anc_5.313), translated as MTGVGNLAVRKFRPASWLQKAGYAPQVFVFRNLESGQVVYSQFPNFTQKQVDTLFQRPNWENKKPSTRRDVWKCMCVVDMPDYESSVKLYQNLRRLRYLRDVRMPKEAQSLRKKNDDGNVWYSAQYRPTYAQEAVADLIESLSKTLRHTKEKEATLHWEDPWRMGDKAKYWSPALPTVKHTVMSRLGNSAREQSSILRELGEKAKQEFLKFKEQQKQADSISL; from the coding sequence ATGACGGGCGTCGGTAATTTGGCAGTGAGAAAGTTTCGTCCGGCTTCGTGGCTGCAGAAAGCGGGATACGCTCCGCAAGTGTTCGTATTCAGAAACCTGGAGTCAGGACAAGTGGTGTACTCGCAGTTCCCCAACTTCACCCAGAAGCAAGTAGATACTCTGTTCCAGCGGCCCAACTGGGAGAACAAGAAGCCTTCGACAAGACGTGATGTGTGGAAATGCATGTGTGTCGTCGACATGCCCGACTACGAATCGAGCGTTAAGCTATATCAGAATCTACGCAGATTGCGGTATCTGCGCGATGTCCGCATGCCCAAGGAGGCCCAATCcttgagaaagaagaacgaCGACGGCAACGTCTGGTATAGCGCCCAGTACAGACCCACATACGCGCAGGAAGCCGTGGCAGATTTGATAGAATCGCTTTCCAAGACGCTCAGACATaccaaggagaaggaggCGACCCTCCATTGGGAAGACCCCTGGAGGATGGGCGACAAGGCCAAATACTGGTCGCCAGCGCTGCCCACGGTGAAGCATACTGTGATGAGCCGTTTGGGGAACAGTGCCAGGGAGCAGAGTTCGATACTACGAGAGCTCGGCGAGAAGGCCAAGCAGGAGtttctcaagttcaaagagcAACAAAAGCAGGCAGATTCAATCTCTCTCTGA